The DNA segment GAGAAGGACGGGTTCCGGGCGTGGAGTTAACAAACTAGAGCTTTTCCGATTTGTTAACGAAACAGCCGGAATCCCTACAGGGCGCAGGCCCGCCACACCTCAAAAATCGCGCCCCACCCTCACCCGACTGGGCAAGTGGTGGTGCGCGGTGAGGCGATTATGCGGCGGGCTGTTCGGTTGCGGTTTCCTCGGTCTCGGCGGCGCGGCGGCCCCGGCCTGGACGTTCAGCGGGGGCTGAGGCTTCCGGCTGAGGGGCCTGGGCAGGTGCAGGAGGATGCACAGGGGCTGCCGCCGGAGCCGCGCCGATGCGGGCCAGCGTGTCGCCGAAGGCTTTCAGCGCGTCGCCGCCCTCCAGTTCGGCCACCGCGCGGGCGTTCAGCGCGCCCAGCTCCTCGCGGGTCACGGCGTATTCGGGGGCGTCATGGCCCTTCAGCGCCTGCAAGACGCGGTAGGCGGTGGCGGCCTCGATCCTGGCCCCCTTGCCGGTGGTCACCCCGGCGTCGCTGAGCATCTCCGCGCCGATCAGGGTGATGGTCTCGCCGCTGATCAGGGTCACGCGGTCACCGCGCTCCTCCATGTGGGCCGCCAGTTGCAGCAGCCCGCGCAGGTCCAGCATCTGGTGGAAGAGGTCGAGGTGGGCCAGCATCGCCCCTGCTTTCTTGAGGGTATCCATAGGCCCATTATTATGTTTTAAGCGTAAATGTCAAGTGGTATTTATAAGGCGCTGGGTGAAAAGGCATCGGAATTCCCTGCCAGACAATAAAAAGGGGAGAGGCGGACATGCCTCCCCCTTCAAGGTTCGCGGATTAGCGCTGGGCCTGGCTGCGTCCGATCAGCGTGACCTTGACCATCAGCGGCTTGTTGCCCCGGAGGACCGTCAGGGTAATGGTGTCGCCGGGCCGGTACGTCCGCACGGCATACTGAAATTCATCGAAATTGATGATGCGCTTGCCGTTCACCTCGGTCACGATGTCGCCGGAAACGCGCTGGTCCTTGTCGTTGAGTTTCAGCGGCTGAAGGCCCGCCTTCTCTGCGGGGCTGCCCGGATTGACGCCAGTGAAGAACGCGCCCGGCGTGTCCCCCAGTTTAAGCAGCGCGCTGGCGCGCTTGAAGTCCGTGGCGTCGATGGTCAGCAGCGCGGTGTACGGCCCGTTCAGGCTGATGCCGATGATCGGCGCGTCCAGCTTTTTCCCGGCGCGAAGCTCGGCCAGCCTGGCATCGCTGGCCGTGACTGGCACCGCGAACGAGGCCGGTCCCTTCTCGCGGCTGACGCTGATGTAACTGACGATCCCGGTCAATTCGCCCCTGACGTTCAGGATCGGGCCGCCGCTGTCGCCGGGGATCAGCGGGGCGCTCATCTGGAGGGTGCCGGGCGGGAAGGTGGCGCCGCCGGGTCCAGCGTCGGCCTCCAGACCAGTCAGACGACCTGTTTTGGGTTGCAGGAAGGTGCCGCCGCCGTTGCCCACCGCCAGCACCGCGTCGCCCACGCCGGGGCGGGCGCTGGACAGCGGCACGAACGGCGTGGCCCCGGGCACCGAGACCCGCAGCAGTGCCAGATCGTCCTGATCGTCGTAGCCCACTACCTCTACTGCGTAACGCTTCTTGTCCACCGTCTGCGCGCTCAGCTTGCTGGCCCCTTCCACCACATGGTAGGCGGTCAGGGCCAGCCCATCCGCCGAGATCAGCACGGCAGAACCGATCCCGTCGGGTTCGTCGCAGGCTCCCGGCACCGTGTTGTCGCACTGCTCGATCCGCAGCGTGGCAGGCCGGACCTTGGAGAACAACGTCTTGAGGGTCTGTTTCTCGGCGTCCGTCAGCGGTTTGGGGGCGTTGATGGCGCTGGTCTGGGCAGGCTTCTGGGTCTGGAGGTTCTGGGTCTGGGCGAACTTCTGGGCGGTCAGGGGCAGGTCCTGCGCCTGACCGCCAGAGAGGGCCAGCCCACCCAGCAGCAGGCCCGACAGCAGCAGGCGGCGAAGGTTGGAGTCCCGGCCCCGGACATCCCGGCGCGGGAGACGGTCAGTCTCGGCGGTCATGGTTCATTGTGCGTGCGCCAGGGCGGTGGGTCTGTGTTGGGACTTTCCATCTGGTCTCATCTGCCCCCCAGAACGTCTGATCGCTTGCCATCAGCATGATTTAAAAGGCGGCGGGCAGGTGCTTTCTGACCCTGCCGCCCAGTCTCAGCCCTGCCCGCGCCCTTCCGCCTCGGCTGGCGCTGGGTCCGGGGCGAACAGGGCAGGGGAGGGGGACAGTCCCAGGCGTCGCTCGATCAGCGCGCCCAGCCGGGCCAGGATGCCGGGGCCGCTCCAGCCGGTCACGCAGGCGGCGGCCAGCAGCAGGGCTGGGGCCGGATCGGGGCGCAGCGTCACGGTCATCAGGGCCACCACCGTCAGCGCGGCGATTCCGGCGGCCACGGCCAGTGCCGCCACGGTGCGGGCACGCGGCGTCTGATCCTGCCCCAGCAGCCGCGCCAGTTGCGTGATGCCCCCGGCCACGAAGGCCGCCCCCAGCAGCGGGGCCAGGGTCAACAGGGAGGGGGGAATGGGAGAGCTGTCGGACATGATGACCTCCGGTGGCACGGCTGGTGGTGCTGCGGCTGAAGACGAACACGGACGCCTGATTCTGCTGGAGGCGTATCCAGGTCCGGAGTGTAATATGTCTGCGGACATATATCAAGTGGGATGGATTCCAGTTGCAGGTCCACGGGTCATTAGACTCGGTGCATGACTGGCGAACCGTCTTTGCGTGAGCTGCCTTCACTTGATCTGCCCCCACTTGAACTGGCTGCCTGGCTGGGTGCGCGGCGTGCGGCGCTGAATTTGCAGCAGGGGCAGGTCAGCGCCCGCACGCTGGACCACGGCGGGCAGGCCGGGCGCGTGACCCAGCCGTACCTGAGCCGTCTGGAACGCGGCACCCGTCCGCTGGAAGCGCTCACCCCCGCGCGTCAGGACGCCCTGCGCCGCGCGCTGGAGATCCCGGCGGGCGAGTGGGTGGCCCGCACCGGGCTGCCGCTGCTCCAGGCGGCCCCGGGCGACGACGCTCTGGAGGTGCTGGAACTGGTACGTGTGCCGGTGCGCGCCCTCGCCAGCGCCGGGCTGCCCGTGACTGAAGACCACGCCAGTGTCATTGACCATGAACTGGTGCCCGTGCGTGATCACCGCCCCGGCATGCTGGTGCTGGAGGTGGGCGGCGAGTCCATGACCACCGCTGCCGGGGGCGGCATTCGCCCGGGTGACCGCATCTACGTCGATCCTGGCGATCTGGACCTGCGCGAGGGACTGGTCTACGTGCTGCACATCTCGGGGCTGGGGCTGACCGTCAAGCGGCTCAGACGGTATGGGGGCGCGCTGTGGCTGACCAGTGACAACCCCGATCACCCGCCCGTGAAGCCGGAGGAGGTCACGGTGGTGGGCCGGGTGTACTTTCACCAGCCGCGCGGCGTGCGGTTGTAGGGGGCGTGCGGTTGCAGGGACTGGGCGCTAGAGTTTTACCCGTGTCCGAGTCGCCCCTGACCACCGTTTTCGTCTATGGCACCCTGATGCCCGGCGAGCGCAACGCCCACATCGCCACTCAGGGTGGCAGCTTCCGCACCCGCCCCGCCAGTCTGAAGGGTTACCGCCTGCTGCACCTGTGGCCGGAGGCGTATCCCGCTGTGGTTCCGGGGGATGGGGGAGACGTCGTGCGCGGATTCGCCCTGACCTATGCCCCTGCCGACTGGCCGCTGGCCCTGCCCTTTCTGGACGAGCTGGAGGGCATTGATGAGACGCCCCCCCTCTACACCCGCCAGCAGGTAGTGCTGACGCTGGATGGTGGACAAGAGGTGCCTGCCTGGGTCTACCTCTACGCCGTGGCCGAGCGCCTGAACCGCCCTGGCGTCCTCCCCGTGCCGGGCGGTGACTGGACCGCTATCCCGGACCGCACCCGCAGCAGCGAGAGTGACCGCTGAAGATCGAGATCAGGAAAGCCCCCTTCAAAACAGGAACCTGAAAACAGCGCCCATCACCCCTACCGAAACGGCAACCGAAGGCCGTCGGGCGCGAAGCGGACGGGCCGCATTCGGCATGACAGAGCAGGGCATTACACCCGGATATCGCCGCCCTCCCCCGCCGCCAATACCCATAAACTCGTGCCCCGTGCAACGCTGGCTCCCCCTGCCCCCTGGGGGAGGGGGCTGCCCTGGGGGAGGGGGCTGGGGGGTGGGGCTGCCCGAAAGCCACTGCAACTCGAAATCGCCCCGCAACCAGCCCATGCGGAGAAGCGGGCCACTGATGAAAACACGCTTCACCTCAAAGCCCAGGCCACAGAAAACCGCCGCCCCATCTTCCGGGCGGCGGCTTTCGTAAATGCGGAACTTTAGCGGACGATGCGCTGGCCACGGCGAATCTTGAGCTGATCCGTCAGGGCGATGTACTCGTCATAGTTGGTGCGCTCCAGGTACTTCAGCAGGCGGCGGCGCTGGCCGTTCATGAGCTGGAGGCCGCGCTGGCCGTGCTTGTCCTTCTTGTTCTCGGCCAGGTGCGCGCCCAGGTTGTTGATGCGGGCGCTCAGCAGGGCCACCTGAACGGCGGTGCTGCCGGTGTCTTTGTCGCTCTTGGCGTGGGCCTGGATGGTGGCTTTCTTGTCGATCATGGGTGTTGCCTCTCTTTTCTTTGTTGAAGTCTCGCGCGCAGCAGCCCCAGCAAAATCCGGCTTCACTCTTCAGAAGTCGGGCTGGACCGCTCGCGGCGGCAAAGCGGACGATACCATAACCGGACGGTCTCTGGGTTGACATCGGCACAGGCCACCCCTAAGATTGCGTTGCCTCGTTTCATCTGCGCTCGGGTGGCGGAATTGGTAGACGCGCACGCTTGAGGTGCGTGTAGCTTAGCTGTGTGGGTTCAAGTCCCATCCCGAGCACCAACATTTTCAAAGGTCAGCGCCGGATTCTCCTTGAGGGTCCGGCGCTGGCCTTTGTACTGTGAGGTGGTTTTGCCGTCCAGCAGCAGGCACAGGTGATGCTCTGTCAGGGCGTGGCCTTCGTCGTCCTGCACAGCGTCGGGCTGCGTGCCCCAGACTTGAAAGCCGTAGCGTTCGTACAGGCAGCGCGCGGCGGTCTGGGTTTCAGTCACGGAGAGATGGATGGAGGTCACGCCGTCCCAGCCCCGCGCGTGTGCCAGTCCCGCCCGCATCAGCGCGTCCGCGCAGCCCTGACCGCGTGCTGCTGGCGAAACGGACACGCCGAAGATGTTGGCCCGGTGTTTCAGCCGGGGCCGTTCCTCGCGTCCCAGACTCAGTAGACCCACCAGTTCGTTGCCCACGAACGCGCCGAAAGTCACGAACGTCGGCTGTGGCGTGAGTTGCGCGGTGATGGATTCCAAAGTTCGGCTCTCGAACTCGGCAGCCGTGGTGATAAAGGCGTTCGGGTCACTGCGGAGGGCGGCCAGCCTCACCTCGCGGTAGACGGCGGCGTCCGCCCCGGTCAGCAGGCGGATATGCGGCTCAGACACCAACGCCCGCCCCCAGGCTCACGACGTCGGTGGGGGTGGACCGCTCCCCAGCCGCCGTCCGGTCCCGCCAGTTCAGCACATGGCCATCGGCGCGCACATTGCGGATCAGGGCCAGATCGAGGTCATGGATCAGCCAGCCACTTTCATTCCAGCCGCGCTCGGCCACGATGCCGTCCTCGGGCAGGCCGTCGTCGGCGGGGGCATAGATGGCGGCGCGGCCCACGGCGTCCTCCAGGGCGTAGGACCACGGGGCGTCGGCGATCAGCGGGGCATGGACGGCGTAGCACTGGCCCTCCAGGGCGCGGGCCATGCTCCCCACCCGCACGCGGGTAAATCCGGCGCGGCTGCCCGTGAAGGACGGCACCAGGAGCAGTTCTGCGCCGCCCTCGGCCATCTGCCTGGCGGGGGCGGGGAATTCGCTGTCGTAGCAGGTGGCGACGCCGAAGCGCAGGGCCTCGCCGCCCCGCAGTTCCAGCGCGAAGACACGCACTCCCTCGCCGGGGGAAATCTGCCATTCCTCGGCCTCGAAACGGGTCATCAGCAGTTTGTCCTGCCACGCATGGCTGCCGTCCGGCGCGAAGACGTGGGCGCGGTTGACGAAGCCGCCAGCGTGTTCAGTTGGAAAGCTGCCTGCCACGATGCACACGCCGTACTGCCGCGCCAGCCGGGCGTGCAGGGCCAGGAAACCGGGCAGAAACGCCTGAAGCGCGGGCCGCATGCCCAGCACGTCATGGTGCAGTTCTGGTGGGAGCAATGCCACCAGTTCCAGCGCGGCGTATTCGGGAAAGACCAGCAGCTCTGCGCCCGCGTCCGCCGCCCCCGCCACCCAGCCGCCGATTTTTGCCTCGTAAGCCGCCCAGTCCGGCAGAAAGTCCACCCCGTAAGCCGCCGCCGCCACCCGCACCACTGTCATGGGCAGAGTTTAACCGCAGGCCGTCTCCGGGTCCGCGACGCACCTTCAATGCACGCTGTCCCACTCCTCGACAAAGTCTTCGAGCAGGTACTCCAGCTCTTCAGCCGCTGCGTCAGCGCTCTGGCCCGCTTCAATGGAGCCGAAATAGGAGTCGCGCCAGAGGGTCACGTCGGTGTACGGGCCGTCCTTGTCCAGCCAGCCTTCCAGCGCAGCGCTAAAGACCGTGCCCGACTTGGTGGTGGAGAAGGTGAAGTACAGGTTGAGCTGGGTTTTGCCGCCCACGCCATTTTCCGTTCTGCAATTGTCGGCCACGCTGATACCCGCGTCGTCCAGCACGCTGACCATATTGCCCAGCAGCTCGTCCAGGACCTCGGTATTCTCCTCGTCCTGATCCTCGAAGTCTCCAGTGATGCAGACCGTCTTGAAGGGTTTCAGGTTCGCGGCCTGATGGTTGGCCAGCGCCCCCCCGGAGACGGCGAGATACAGCGCGGCAGCGACGAGCAGTGGTCTTTTCATACCAGCCTCCACAAGGATCAGGACGTGTTCTGGTTCTCATCTTAGGCTTAAACTGGTCTGCCGCTATCCCCCGCTGGGGGCGGGCGCTACCTTGAAGCCGAGAATGGATGCCCCCACCACGCCCAGCCCCGGCCTGCCTGATCCCGTGCTGCCCGGCACCCACCGCGAACACGTCTGGTCGGCCCTGATGCGGGCGCGGGCCTGCGCCTACCCGCTGCCGCCGCACGGCCACCACCCCAACTTCACGCGGGCGCGGCAGGCGGGCCGACACCTGCTGGCCCATCCGCAGGTGTCGGGGCTGCACACGTTGATTGTCGGTCCGGACCGCGTGCTGGCCCCGCTGCGAAAGCTGGCGCTGGAGGCGGGTATCACCCTGTACGTGCCCCATCAGAAGAAGCCAGCCCAGCGGGGTCAGGTCTGGTACTGGCGGCTGAGTGACCCGGCGGGCGCACGCCTGAGCGCCATGCCGAAGGTGGGCGAGCCGGTGCTGTACGTGCCGGGTAAATCCGGGCTGGAAGACGCGCAGGCCGCCGTTCTGGGCAGCGTCGCCGTGGGGAGCGACGGCGCGCGGCTGGGCAAGGGCTTCGGCTGGGGGGCGCGTGGCCTGGGCCTGGGCCTCCCCGAACTGACCCTGGCCCACCCGCTGATGCTGAGTGGGGCGCTGCCCTGTGCCGCCGACTCGCGCGTGGCCCTGATCGGTACGCTGGACGGGGTGCTGGAGCCTTCAACCCTTTAGGTTTTCAGACCTCCTGACGGGAACCTCTCTGTCCCTGGCCCCGTACACTGCACCATGACCAAGTCGAGCAACAACAAGACCCTCGTTCCGGCGCTCATTACGGTGGCCGGGGTGGGGCTGGCCGCCGGGGCCGCGTATCTGGCCCGCCAGCGCAAGGGAGAAGTCAAGGAATTCGTGGTGTCGCGCGTGCTGGAAGCTCCCGCCGGACGCAGCAGTTACACCGATCTGGGCCAGGGTCTGGAGCGCGGCGGCATCGCGCTGGCCGGACGCGCCGCGCGGGCCGCCGACACCCCGGCGAACCGCGAGGTGCTGTCTCACATCATCGGCATTGAGTGCTGGGGCCAGAACCGCCTGCGGATGGCGCTGGGGCAGCGTTTACACGAGTCCGACAGTTACCACGCCTACCGCCCCGCGCAGGACGTGACGCTGGGCGAACTGCGAAATCTGCTGTCCCAGACCCGCTCCGGCACCGTCGATCTGGCGCGGCAACTCCACGCGAATCCGCCGGAAGACGGCGCAACCGTGAACCACAACGGCCTGGGACCCCTGACCGCCAAGGCGTGGCTGCGCTACCTGACCCAGCACGCGGACCTGGAAAGCCGCAGACTGCGCGGCGAGAAGGACACGGCCCGCCCGCAGGACGAGGTCATGCCGGAAGCCGCGCCGTCCTGAAACGGGAACAGCCGGGCAAAACACCGTTCTGACCGCATGGGCAAGACAGCGGGCCAGAGGCGGAAAATAGCCTCCGGGACGCCGGTCTACCTGCTTTGTCCTGGGTGGTGTTTTTCAATCCGCCGATTCTTCCGCCGGATGGAGCGTCTGTTGAAGGTTGAATCTGGTTGCCCGGCCACGCAGAAAACTGTAAGACTCCGCCCTCTAATCTGAGACTCAGATGATGGTGTCCAAGTGAGTGTTCTCAATTCCATACTGACGGCCATCGTGAAAGACCGGGCCAGCGACATTCATCTGCGTGCAGGCAGTGCCCCGGCGGGACGGGTCAACGGCCTGATCAAACGCTATGGCGAGGGCCGCCTGACCCCCGAACACGTCGCCGATTTTGCCCGCGAGATGATGCCGGGGACCATGTGGGAGCAGTTCGAGGCCCGCCGCGAGGCCGATTTCGCTTACGGGATCGCTGGGTTGGCCCGTTTCCGGGTCAATGCCTATTACCAGCGCGGCACGGTGGGCCTGATCATGCGCGTGATCGAGGACAAGGCCATTCCCACCTTCGAGC comes from the Deinococcus sp. AJ005 genome and includes:
- a CDS encoding S1C family serine protease; amino-acid sequence: MTAETDRLPRRDVRGRDSNLRRLLLSGLLLGGLALSGGQAQDLPLTAQKFAQTQNLQTQKPAQTSAINAPKPLTDAEKQTLKTLFSKVRPATLRIEQCDNTVPGACDEPDGIGSAVLISADGLALTAYHVVEGASKLSAQTVDKKRYAVEVVGYDDQDDLALLRVSVPGATPFVPLSSARPGVGDAVLAVGNGGGTFLQPKTGRLTGLEADAGPGGATFPPGTLQMSAPLIPGDSGGPILNVRGELTGIVSYISVSREKGPASFAVPVTASDARLAELRAGKKLDAPIIGISLNGPYTALLTIDATDFKRASALLKLGDTPGAFFTGVNPGSPAEKAGLQPLKLNDKDQRVSGDIVTEVNGKRIINFDEFQYAVRTYRPGDTITLTVLRGNKPLMVKVTLIGRSQAQR
- a CDS encoding 5-formyltetrahydrofolate cyclo-ligase; this encodes MDAPTTPSPGLPDPVLPGTHREHVWSALMRARACAYPLPPHGHHPNFTRARQAGRHLLAHPQVSGLHTLIVGPDRVLAPLRKLALEAGITLYVPHQKKPAQRGQVWYWRLSDPAGARLSAMPKVGEPVLYVPGKSGLEDAQAAVLGSVAVGSDGARLGKGFGWGARGLGLGLPELTLAHPLMLSGALPCAADSRVALIGTLDGVLEPSTL
- a CDS encoding gamma-glutamylcyclotransferase family protein, encoding MSESPLTTVFVYGTLMPGERNAHIATQGGSFRTRPASLKGYRLLHLWPEAYPAVVPGDGGDVVRGFALTYAPADWPLALPFLDELEGIDETPPLYTRQQVVLTLDGGQEVPAWVYLYAVAERLNRPGVLPVPGGDWTAIPDRTRSSESDR
- a CDS encoding GNAT family N-acetyltransferase, whose protein sequence is MSEPHIRLLTGADAAVYREVRLAALRSDPNAFITTAAEFESRTLESITAQLTPQPTFVTFGAFVGNELVGLLSLGREERPRLKHRANIFGVSVSPAARGQGCADALMRAGLAHARGWDGVTSIHLSVTETQTAARCLYERYGFQVWGTQPDAVQDDEGHALTEHHLCLLLDGKTTSQYKGQRRTLKENPALTFENVGARDGT
- the rpsO gene encoding 30S ribosomal protein S15, translating into MIDKKATIQAHAKSDKDTGSTAVQVALLSARINNLGAHLAENKKDKHGQRGLQLMNGQRRRLLKYLERTNYDEYIALTDQLKIRRGQRIVR
- a CDS encoding S24 family peptidase, which encodes MTGEPSLRELPSLDLPPLELAAWLGARRAALNLQQGQVSARTLDHGGQAGRVTQPYLSRLERGTRPLEALTPARQDALRRALEIPAGEWVARTGLPLLQAAPGDDALEVLELVRVPVRALASAGLPVTEDHASVIDHELVPVRDHRPGMLVLEVGGESMTTAAGGGIRPGDRIYVDPGDLDLREGLVYVLHISGLGLTVKRLRRYGGALWLTSDNPDHPPVKPEEVTVVGRVYFHQPRGVRL
- a CDS encoding multidrug DMT transporter; this encodes MDTLKKAGAMLAHLDLFHQMLDLRGLLQLAAHMEERGDRVTLISGETITLIGAEMLSDAGVTTGKGARIEAATAYRVLQALKGHDAPEYAVTREELGALNARAVAELEGGDALKAFGDTLARIGAAPAAAPVHPPAPAQAPQPEASAPAERPGRGRRAAETEETATEQPAA
- a CDS encoding DinB family protein; this encodes MTKSSNNKTLVPALITVAGVGLAAGAAYLARQRKGEVKEFVVSRVLEAPAGRSSYTDLGQGLERGGIALAGRAARAADTPANREVLSHIIGIECWGQNRLRMALGQRLHESDSYHAYRPAQDVTLGELRNLLSQTRSGTVDLARQLHANPPEDGATVNHNGLGPLTAKAWLRYLTQHADLESRRLRGEKDTARPQDEVMPEAAPS
- a CDS encoding carbon-nitrogen hydrolase family protein — protein: MTVVRVAAAAYGVDFLPDWAAYEAKIGGWVAGAADAGAELLVFPEYAALELVALLPPELHHDVLGMRPALQAFLPGFLALHARLARQYGVCIVAGSFPTEHAGGFVNRAHVFAPDGSHAWQDKLLMTRFEAEEWQISPGEGVRVFALELRGGEALRFGVATCYDSEFPAPARQMAEGGAELLLVPSFTGSRAGFTRVRVGSMARALEGQCYAVHAPLIADAPWSYALEDAVGRAAIYAPADDGLPEDGIVAERGWNESGWLIHDLDLALIRNVRADGHVLNWRDRTAAGERSTPTDVVSLGAGVGV